A window of the Oncorhynchus keta strain PuntledgeMale-10-30-2019 chromosome 21, Oket_V2, whole genome shotgun sequence genome harbors these coding sequences:
- the psma5 gene encoding proteasome subunit alpha type-5: MFLTRSEYDRGVNTFSPEGRLFQVEYAIEAIKLGSTAIGIQTSEGVCLAVEKRITSPLMEPSSIEKIVEIDTHIGCAMSGLIADAKTLIDKARVETQNHWFTYNETMTVESVTQAVSNLALQFGEEDADPGAMSRPFGVALLFGGLDEKGPQLYHMDPSGTFVQCDARAIGSASEGAQSSLQEVYHKSMTLKEAIKSSLTILKQVMEEKLNATNIELATIEPGKTFHMYSKEELEDVIKDI; this comes from the exons ATGTTTTTGACGAGATCGGAGTACGACAG AGGAGTAAACACCTTTTCTCCAGAGGGACGACTGTTCCAAGTGGAATATGCTATTGAGGCGATTAAG CTGGGCTCCACAGCCATTGGCATCCAGACATCTGAGGGGGTGTGTCTGGCCGTGGAGAAGAGGATAACATCTCCTCTAATGGAGCCAAGCAGCATCGAGAAGATTGTGGAGATCGACACCCACATCG GTTGTGCTATGAGTGGCTTGATAGCTGATGCCAAGACTCTTATCGACAAAGCAAGAGTGGAGACACAG AACCACTGGTTCACCTACAACGAGACAATGACAGTGGAGAGTGTGACCCAGGCCGTGTCTAACCTGGCCCTGCAGTTTGGAGAGGAGGATGCAGACCCTGGAGCCATG AGCCGGCCCTTTGGTGTAGCGCTTCTCTTTGGTGGACTGGATGAGAAAGGGCCCCAGCT GTACCACATGGACCCATCAGGCACCTTTGTCCAGTGTGATGCCCGGGCCATCGGCTCTGCCTCTGAGGGAGCCCAGAGCTCTCTGCAGGAGGTCTACCACAAG TCCATGACGTTAAAAGAGGCCATCAAGTCATCCCTCACCATCCTAAAgcaggtgatggaggagaagctGAATGCCACCAACATTGAG CTGGCTACAATAGAGCCAGGCAAGACCTTCCACATGTATTCCAAAGAGGAGCTGGAGGATGTTATCAAGGACATCTAG